From Candidatus Goldiibacteriota bacterium, the proteins below share one genomic window:
- the gatC gene encoding Asp-tRNA(Asn)/Glu-tRNA(Gln) amidotransferase subunit GatC codes for MAITIKDVEYIAHLSRLEITEEEKVQFAKELSDILEHVNRLSKINTDNVEPTYFAVDTKNVYREDVIKPSINREDVFAAAPSIENGGFKVPKII; via the coding sequence ATGGCAATTACCATTAAAGACGTAGAATACATAGCGCACCTTTCCAGGCTGGAAATAACCGAAGAGGAAAAGGTGCAGTTTGCGAAAGAGCTCTCTGATATCTTAGAGCACGTAAACAGGCTGTCCAAAATCAACACAGATAACGTGGAACCCACGTACTTTGCGGTGGATACTAAAAACGTTTACAGGGAAGACGTAATTAAGCCTTCTATAAACAGGGAAGATGTTTTTGCGGCGGCGCCTTCAATAGAAAACGGCGGGTTTAAAGTCCCAAAGATAATATAA
- a CDS encoding helix-turn-helix transcriptional regulator translates to MKKANKAVKDRKAYKKMFDSYMKDDEIRKDYENEWLLNEFARELQAEREKKHISQADLAKKTGMKQQEVSRIERGDQNAKVETLRKLADGVGKRLIVKLG, encoded by the coding sequence ATGAAAAAAGCAAATAAAGCGGTCAAAGACAGAAAAGCATATAAAAAAATGTTTGATTCTTATATGAAGGATGATGAAATAAGGAAAGATTATGAAAATGAATGGCTTTTAAATGAATTTGCGCGGGAACTGCAGGCTGAGCGCGAAAAAAAGCATATATCGCAGGCGGATTTGGCAAAAAAAACAGGCATGAAGCAGCAGGAAGTTTCCAGAATTGAACGCGGCGACCAAAACGCCAAAGTTGAAACGCTTAGAAAGCTTGCTGATGGTGTAGGAAAAAGGCTTATAGTAAAACTTGGGTGA
- a CDS encoding type II toxin-antitoxin system RelE/ParE family toxin — MQKYNIVFYSKGDSNPVRDFISERTKKEVSKILFCMELLKSKGRELTEPYSKYIENGINELRVVFAGNAFRLFYYWDGNGAVFVHAIHKKDMKLKRNDIEIAIKRMKELEGDDKNEKSK, encoded by the coding sequence ATGCAAAAATATAATATCGTTTTTTATTCTAAAGGTGACAGTAATCCGGTCAGGGATTTTATTTCGGAAAGGACCAAAAAAGAAGTATCAAAAATCCTTTTTTGTATGGAATTGTTAAAAAGCAAAGGGCGCGAATTAACGGAGCCATACAGCAAATATATTGAAAACGGCATCAATGAGCTGCGTGTGGTTTTTGCGGGAAATGCTTTCAGGTTATTTTATTATTGGGATGGAAATGGTGCCGTGTTTGTTCATGCGATTCATAAAAAAGACATGAAATTAAAGAGAAATGATATAGAAATTGCCATAAAAAGAATGAAAGAACTTGAAGGAGATGACAAAAATGAAAAAAGCAAATAA